In Sphaerisporangium krabiense, the DNA window CCACCCGCGCCGTCCACCGCGCTCACCGGCCGCCGTGTGCTGTGGGAGTACGGCCCCGACCGCGTGTACGAGCACATCTACCTCGGGCCGCGGCAGTACACCTGGCAGTGCCTGGCCGGTTCGGAGGAAGGGCTCGCGGACACCGACGAGTGCACCGCCTACGAACTGCGTCCCGGCATCTTCCTGTTCGCCTGGCGGGAGAAGGCGCTCCCCTGCGCGGCGGTGACGGTCACCGACCACCGCGACATCCGCAGCATCCGTTCACGGGGCGTGCTGTTCGGGCTCGACGAGTCCCGGCAGGGTCTCGCCCATTTCACCCTCGACGGGTTCGGCAGGCTGATCGGCACGACGGTCTATCCCGCCGAGTTCGACCCGGCGCGTTAGACCCGGTTTCCGCGGGCCGGACGGCGTAAGCCGTCCGGCCTGTGGTGCCCGCACCATGCGATCACACGGACTGATACATCACGTCTAGTATCTGCGGAGAGCGGGATGAACAGAGGCAGAGCGAGGACCGTACTCACCCTCGGGACGGCGGCCGTGCTGGCGGGCGTGACCGCGTGCACCGGCGAAGGCGGCGACGCCGCCGGAGAAGACGTACGACCGACGATCCGCTACGGGATCATGACCCAGGGCTTCACGTCGATGGATCCGCTCCAGGCGCTGCAGCCGCTGGACCGGATCCTGTCGATGATGCTGTTCGACGGCCTGGTGCGGTACCGCACCAGCGACACCACCGCGCCGTTCGAGCCGGGCATCGCGCGGGACATCCCGCAGGCGCGGACGAGGGACGGCAAGCAGGTCTGGACGATCCACCTTCGCGACGGCGTCACCTGCCCGGCCGGCCGCAAGACCGCGGCATACCAGCTCACGTCCGAGGACGTCGTGTACTCGCTGCGGCGTGCCGCCGACCCCGAACGGTCGTCGTTCGCCACCAGCTACACCGACTACAAGAGCGTCACCGCCCCCGACCCCCGCACGGTCGAGGTCACGACGACGCACCCGGTCTCCCCGGCGGTGTTCCTGTCGACGATCTCCAACTGGCAGGGCGGGCTCGTGGTGTGCAAGAAGGCGGTGGAGGCCGAGGGAGACGAGTTCGGGCTGCACCCGGTGGGGCCGGGCCCGTACACGTTCCGCGGTTACACGCCGGGACAGCAGGTCGAGCTCGCCGCCAACGACAGCTACTACCTCGGCAAACCCCTCGCGGCCGGGTGGACGATCCGCTTCATGAACGACGACACGGCCCGGCAGGCCGCGTTGTTCAGCGGCGACGTCGATCTGATAGACCCGTCGTCCGGCGGCGACCTGGGGCTGCGGGTGATCGACGAGCGAGAAGGGTTCAAGGTCGTCACGGCCCCGTTGTTCGGGATCTGGTACGCCGCGTTCAACACCAAGGTCAAGCCGCTGGACGACGTGCGGGTGCGCCGCGCGCTGGCGTACGCGCTCGACCGCGCCGACTACGTGGCCGCGGCCGGCGCGCGCACCGCCGAACCCGTGCTCAGCGCCTGGAGCGACGCGATGCCGGGCGGGGTGCCCGACGCGCACACCAAGCAGGCGGGCCTGGCGTACGACTACGACCTGGACAAGGCACGCGAACTACTGGCCGAGGCGGGATATCCGGACGGTTTCGGCCTCACCGTCACAGGACCCTCCGGCATGCAGTACTACGAGATCCTTCAGGCGCAGCTCAAGAAGATCGGCATCCGGGTGGCGATCCGGAACGTCGACACGCCGACCTGGCAGAAGGCCCAGCTGTCCGGGAAAGAACCGATCATCGTCACGCTCATCGCGTACCGGGCCACCCCGCAGACCACCTATGGCGCGTTCTTCTACGGCCCCTCTTCCGTGCTCGGCGGAAGCCGTCCGGCGCAGAACTACATCGGCTACGACGGCGCGGACGCGCTGATCGAGCAGGTCGCGCGGGAGTCCGACCCGGAACGCCAGAAGCGGCTGTGGCAGGACATCAACGACCAGATCCTCCGCGACGCCGCGGTGAAGCCGCTGATGCTGTCCCACCGGACCTACGGCGCGGCGTGCGGGTTCACCTGGGGCGGCGCCGAGCCGCCCGTGGCGATCCCCGGGAACTGGCAGGCCGGCTACAAGGCCACCGTCGACCGCAAGGCCAAGGGGTGTTGAGCTCGTGACGACTCCCCGCGACCTCGCAGCAGAACACCACGACCGTCAGCGGACGCGGCCGTTTCCCTGTCCGAGATCCGAAGGAGTAGCCACCCGATGACCGTGACACCCGTCCCGTTCGACCCCGATCTCCTGCCCGTCTACCAAGCGCTCCACACCGGCGGGGGCCCGCCGCTCGGCCCGGAGACCGTACGCGCGCAGCGCGACGGCGGCGGGTCGATGACCAAGCCCATCGAGCAGATCCTCGGCGGCCGCCCGGTGGAGTTCGAGGACCGGGTGATCCCGGGCCCGGCCGGAGCCCCCGACCTCACCGTCTCCATCCTGCGCCCGAAGAACGGGGTCACGACTCCGGCCGCGCTGTACAACATCCACGGCGGCGGGATGTGCATGGGCAACCGGTTCTGGTCCATGGAAAGCTTCGTGGAGCTCGTCGACGTCTACGGGCTCGTCGCGGTCTCGGTCGAGTACCGGCTCGCGCCCGAGCACCCGCATCCCGCGCCGGTCGAGGACTGCTACGCGGGCCTGGTCTGGGTCTCCGAGCACGCCGGCGAGCTGGGCTTCGACCCGGGACGGATCGTCGTGATGGGGCGCAGCGCGGGCGGCGGCCTCGCCGCGGGCGTGTCGCTGCTGGCGCGCGACCGGGGTGGGCCCGCCATCGCCGGGCAGGGGCTGTACTGCCCGATGATCGACGACCGGAACACCACGGCGTCGAGCCACCAGTACGACGGGATCGGCTGGTGGGACCGCAACAGCAACCTCTGGGGCTGGCGTTTCCTGCTGGGTGACGACGCGGGCGGCCAGGAGGTGTCCCCGTACGCCGCGCCGTCGCGGGCGACCGACCTGTCCGGTCTCCCGCCCGCCTACATCGACGCGGGCGCCTGCGAGGTGTTCCGCGACGAGGCCGTCGACTACGCGACACGCATCTGGGCGGCGGGCGGCCAGGCCGAGCTGCACATCTGGGCGGGGGCGTTCCACGGCTTCACGGAGCAGGCGCCGGACGCCGCGGTCAGCCGGGCGTCGAAGGCCGCCCGCGGCTCCTGGCTGGAGCGTGTCCTCGGTCTCCCCCGGGCGACCGCTCGGGAGGCCGCAGGCGCCCCGGCCGGCACGCCGGTCGGCGGGGCGCACGGGTGACGGCGGCCTCCGTCCTCGATATGCACCAGCTTTTACATGTGATATATTAGGATCTAAACAAGGCTTCACGCAACGCCGTCGTCATCGGCCCAGGCGAGGACCGGGGCCAGGCCGTCCGGCGATCAAGAAGAAGTGAGGAGCGATCCATGACGATGAACTTTCGCCCCGCAGAGCTCGATCTGAGCGACGCGAAGCAGCGGCCGCTCGTGCCGCCGAGCGCCACGCCCATCGAGCCGGCCGAGATTCTCACCCGCAACCGCGTCCTGCACATGAGCGAGGACAAGAAGTTCATCATCGGCACCTGGGAGTGCGCGCCGGGGTCGTCCCGTTGGGAGTACGACAACCGCGAGGAGTCCGTCTACGTGATCTCCGGCACCATGACCGTGCAGGAGGACGGCGGCGAGCCCGTCAAGCTCACGCCCGGGTCGAGCGCGGTGTTCCCCTTCGGCTGGAAGGGCACCTGGACCGTCCACGAGACCTTCCAGAAGGTGTACCACATCTACCGCCACTAGATCCTGGCACGCAGAAAGGCCCGGAAGCCGTACGGCTTCCGGGCCTTCCGCGTTGTGCGCCTGGCACAGGGGGTCGCTGGGAGGGTAGGTCCCCTGCTACTCGTAGGCGGGGAAGTGGCAGGCGTTCAGCGCGCCGAGCCCGGAACGGTCGAGCAGTGCGGGTTCCTCCTGCGCGCACACGTCGGCGGCCTTCCAGCACCGGGTGCGGAACCGGCAGCCGCTCGGCGGATCGGTCGGGCTGGGGACGTCGCCCTCCAGGATGATCTCTTTCCTGCGGCCGCGTGAGGAGACGTCGGCCGAGGGGATGGCGCTCAGCAGCGCCTGCGTGTACGGGTGGCCGGGCTCGGACAGCACCTCCGGGCCGGCCTCGACGATCCGGCCCAGGTACATCACCAGCACGCGGTGGCTGACGGCGCGCACCACGGCCACGTCGTGCGCGATGAGCAGGTACGCCAGTCCCAGCTCGTCCTGCAGGTCCATGAGCAGGTTGATGATCTGGGCCTGGATCGACACGTCGAGCGCGGAGATCGGCTCGTCGAGCACCAGCACCCGCGGCTTCAGCGCGAGCGCGCGCGCGATGCCGATGCGCTGCATCTGCCCGCCGGAGAACTCGTGCGGGAACCGGTTCGCGTACACGGGCTGGAGCCCGACCATCTCCAGGAGCTCTTCGGCCACGTGCTTGTCCCGGGGGATCCCCTGCACGCGGAGGGGCTCCTCGATGATGTCCCGCACCCGCATCCGCGGGTTGACCGACGCGAACGGATCCTGGAAGACGATCTGCACCTCCCGCCGCAGCATCCGCATCTGGCTCCGGCTCGCGGTCCTCAGGTCCATGCCCTTGTACCGGATGGACCCGGCGGTCGGGCGGACCAGCCCGACGAGCGACCGTGCGACGGTCGACTTGCCGCACCCCGACTCCCCGACGAGCGCGACGGTCTGACCCTTGTCCAGCGTGAAGTCCACTCCGTCGACGGCGTACACCGTCTCGGCGTACCGGCCGCGCACGCGCCTGCCGAGCGGAAAGTGGATCTTGAGTCCCTCGATCCGCAGCAGCTCCTCGCCGACCGGTTCCGTGGGGTCCACCACGTCTTGTTGTGTGCTGTGGAACATGAGCTACGGCTCCTCACCGTCGAGCACGAGCGCGGGGGCACGCTCAGGGAGTGACCTCTTCAAGGAAGTGGCACGCGGACCGATGGTCGTCCGTCGGCGCCGGGCGCAGCTCCGGCTGTTCCAGGAGGCACCGCTCCCGGTCGCCGCGGAGGCCGCACCTGGGCGCGAAGGAGCATCCGGGGGGCAGGTCCGTCGGGTTGGGCGGAAGGCCGGGGATCGGCGTGAGCCGCCGCCGGACGGAGTCCGCCGGCAGCCGGCTCGGCGTGCACCGGAGCAGGCCGACGGTGTAGGGGTGCTTGGGGTTCTCGAGCACCTCCTCGACGGTGCCCATCTCCACCACCCGCCCCGCGTACATGACCAGGACGCGGTCGACGTTCTGCGCCACCAGGCCGATGTCGTGGGTGATCAGCATGATCCCGACGTTGGTGCGCTGCTGCACCTCGCGCAGCAGCCGCATGATCTGCGCCTGGATCGTGGCGTCGAGCGCGGTGGTGGGCTCGTCGGCGATGAGCACCTTCGGGTCGCAGCTCATGGCCATGGCGATCATCACGCGCTGCCGCATGCCGCCGGACAGCTCATGCGGATACTGCCGGGCGCGCCGCTCCGGCGCCGGCACCCCGACGGCGGCGAGCAGTTCGACGGCCCGGCGCCGGGCCGCCTCCTTGTCGGCCCTGGACGGCTTGCGCCGATGGGCCAGGATCCCCTCGGCGATCTGCGCGCCGATCCGGTGGACGGGGTTGAGCGAGGTCATCGGATCCTGGAAGATCATCGCCACGTCGGACCCGCTCGCCGCCCTCAGGCTGCGGCGATCGAGCGCCAGCAGGTTCTTCCCGTCCACCCGGATCTCGCCGGACACGACCTTGCCCGCGGGCTTCGGGATCAGCCCGAGGATCGACATCGCGGTCACGCTCTTGCCCGACCCGGACTCGCCGACGATGCCCAGCGTCTCCCCGGCACGCAGGTCGAAGCTCACATCGTTCACCGCCGCCACGGTCCCGCGTTTGGTGGTGAACACCGTCGTCAGGTTCCGCACGGACAGGCATCCGTCCGACGCCGGGGTCTGCGGTGGTTCGTGGATTTCGGACTCGGTCACGTCGGTCATCGACACACCTTCGGGTCGGCCGGTCTCCGGCGGGTCAGTTGTTCGCGGTCCGGGGATCGAGCGCATCCCGCAGTCCGTCACCGAGGAGGTTGAAGCCCAGGGCGGCGACGAAGATCGCCAATCCGGGCACCAGCGAGAACAACGGGTCTGTCTGCAGGTAGGTGGTGCCGTCGCGGAGCATGCCACCCCAGGTGGCCGTGGGCGGCGGCAGGCCGAGGCCGAGGAAGCTCAAGCCCGCCTCGATCCGGATCGTCACGGCCGCGGTCATGCTGGCGATGACCACCATCTCGCTGCGCAGGTTGGGCCAGATGTGCTTGTACAGGATCCACGGCGCCCGCGCGCCGAACACGATGCTGCTCTTCACGAACTCCCGCTCCCGGAACGCCAGGGCGGGGCCGTGCGCGAGCCGGGCGAACACCGGGACGATGCCGATCACGATCGCCAGGGTGATGTTCCAGGTTCCCTGGCCGAACAGGGCGACGAAGAGCAGGGCGAGGATGAGCCCGGGGAACGCCATCGCCACGTCGATGATCCACAGAATCGCGCGCTCGGTCTTCCCTCGGAAGTAGCCGGCGATCATTCCAATCGGAATGCCCAGGGCCATTCCCAGCAGCACCGACGACACCCCGATGAGCATCGAGGTCCGCGTGCCGTGGATCAGCCGCGTGTAGATGTCCCGGCCGAACTGGTCGCGGCCGAGCCAGTGCGCGGCGCTCGGCGACTCCAGTTGTGCCGCCAGGTCCTGGTGCGCCGGGTCCTGAGAGGTGAACAGGGTCGGGAAGAGCGCGACGAACACCAGGAAGGCGATCAGCAGCCCGCCGATGATCAGCAGCGGATTGAGCCGGCGCAGTCCCCGCCTTCCGGGCTTCAAGAGATCTCGTGAGCCGCCTGTGCCCGTTGGGGGGACGACGGCGGTCACCACCGCTCCCGAGTCGTTCGTCGTCATGCTCGCACCGGCATTCGTGTCGTCTCGACGTCGCTCAGGCGCCGAGTGCTGTGGATACGGAGCGGCCGGAGGGTTATCGGATCCATGGAGGACCTCACGCCGTCTTGGTTCGGGGGTCGAGGACGTGGTAGAAGGCGTCGACGGCCGCGTTCACGAGGACGATCACCGTGGTGACCACGATGATGCAGCCCTGCACGGTCGTGTAGTCACGTGCCTGCATGGCGTTGACCATCAGGCTGCCGAGCCCCGGGCGGGCGAACACCGTCTCGATGAGCACCGCGTCCCCCACCAGGGTGATGAACGAGATGCCGGCGATCGGGACGAGCGGCAGCGAGCCGGGCTGGAGGACGTGGCGCACGAGGACGCGGCCCTCCCGCACCCCTTTCGCCCGCGCCGTGCGGACGTGGTTCTCCCCGATGATCTCGACCATGAGGGAGCGGGTGACCCGGGAGGTGTAGGCGGTGCTCACGATTCCCATGGCCAGCGCGGGCAACAGGATGCGTTGCAGGTTGGAGCCGATCTCGGTGAAGGGGGCGACCCCGTTGGTCGGCAGACCGAGCGGCAGCGCGATGAACAGGACCAGCAGCACGGCGACGAAGAAGCTGGGGAAGGACAGCCCCACCAGCGACATGACCCGCCCGACGATGTCGGGCGACCTGTCCTTCCACACCGCTTCCACGATGCCGAGGGTGATGCCGCCGAGCTTGCCGATGATGAGACCCGCCACCGCGAGCTCCAGCGTGTGCGGGAGCACGCTCAGGATCGTCCCGCTCACCGGCAGGCCGTTGGTGAGCGACTCGCCGAGGCTGCCCCGGACGAGTTGCGTCAGGAAGTTCCAGTACTGCGTGAGCAGCGGGTCGGTGAGCCCGAGCTTCTCGTTGAGCCGCGCCACCGCGTCCGGGGACGCGTCCTGGCCCAGCACGGCCACGGCGGGACCGCCGGGGGTGAGCCGGATCAGGAAGAACACGGCGGTGGAGACCACCCCGAGGGTCAGCAGCAGCCGCCCGAACAGCTTCAGGGAGTAGCGCGCCATCAGCCGTTCTCCGCTCGTGATGCCACGGGTGCGCCGCAGGCGGCTCGCGATGCCGCGAACACGCGGGCGAGCATCGGAAGGTGGTGCACGGAGGTCCGCGCGATGAGCGTCGTGGCGACACAGTCGTGCCACCGCGTCTCCAGATCCCGCTGGACCTTCTCGGGCGGACCGACCAGCGCGATGGCCTCGACCATCTCCGTGGGCACCGCGGCCGCCATGCCCGCGCGGTCCCGGGCCTTGAACCGCGCGACGATCTCCTTGCACGGCTCCTCGAAGCCGAGCCGCGCGATGGAGTTGTAGTGGAAGTTCATGCCTTCCGCGCCGTTGGCCGCGACCTGGAAGGCGATGCCCGGCCGGAGCTCGTCGGCGGCCGTCTCGACGTCCGGTCCGAACGCGACGGCCACGCCGGGGGCCACCTCGAAGTTCTCGGGGCGGCCTCCGGGCCGGCGGCTGAACCCGATCTCCAGGCGTTCCCGGTACCAGTGGTCGAACTCCGGGGAGAAGTTCGTCGGCAGCCAGCCGTCGGCGATCTCGGCGGCCAACGAGATGTTCTTCGGCCCCTCCGCGCCCAGGTGGATGGGAATGTCGGTGCGGGCGTCCCGGATGCCCGGGCGGATCGAGCGTCCCAGCC includes these proteins:
- a CDS encoding LLM class F420-dependent oxidoreductase, which encodes MIDKLACSIYTLGADAAEAAEAAGYESGWTSESYGTDSFTPLAWWGAKTRTMRLGTGVAQMAARAPTATAMAAMTLDRLSGGRVVVGLGLSGPQVVEGWYGMPFERPLRWTREYIAIMRDTFARERVAYDGEIYKLPVTGGTGLGRSIRPGIRDARTDIPIHLGAEGPKNISLAAEIADGWLPTNFSPEFDHWYRERLEIGFSRRPGGRPENFEVAPGVAVAFGPDVETAADELRPGIAFQVAANGAEGMNFHYNSIARLGFEEPCKEIVARFKARDRAGMAAAVPTEMVEAIALVGPPEKVQRDLETRWHDCVATTLIARTSVHHLPMLARVFAASRAACGAPVASRAENG
- a CDS encoding ABC transporter permease, which gives rise to MKPGRRGLRRLNPLLIIGGLLIAFLVFVALFPTLFTSQDPAHQDLAAQLESPSAAHWLGRDQFGRDIYTRLIHGTRTSMLIGVSSVLLGMALGIPIGMIAGYFRGKTERAILWIIDVAMAFPGLILALLFVALFGQGTWNITLAIVIGIVPVFARLAHGPALAFREREFVKSSIVFGARAPWILYKHIWPNLRSEMVVIASMTAAVTIRIEAGLSFLGLGLPPPTATWGGMLRDGTTYLQTDPLFSLVPGLAIFVAALGFNLLGDGLRDALDPRTANN
- a CDS encoding ABC transporter substrate-binding protein; the encoded protein is MNRGRARTVLTLGTAAVLAGVTACTGEGGDAAGEDVRPTIRYGIMTQGFTSMDPLQALQPLDRILSMMLFDGLVRYRTSDTTAPFEPGIARDIPQARTRDGKQVWTIHLRDGVTCPAGRKTAAYQLTSEDVVYSLRRAADPERSSFATSYTDYKSVTAPDPRTVEVTTTHPVSPAVFLSTISNWQGGLVVCKKAVEAEGDEFGLHPVGPGPYTFRGYTPGQQVELAANDSYYLGKPLAAGWTIRFMNDDTARQAALFSGDVDLIDPSSGGDLGLRVIDEREGFKVVTAPLFGIWYAAFNTKVKPLDDVRVRRALAYALDRADYVAAAGARTAEPVLSAWSDAMPGGVPDAHTKQAGLAYDYDLDKARELLAEAGYPDGFGLTVTGPSGMQYYEILQAQLKKIGIRVAIRNVDTPTWQKAQLSGKEPIIVTLIAYRATPQTTYGAFFYGPSSVLGGSRPAQNYIGYDGADALIEQVARESDPERQKRLWQDINDQILRDAAVKPLMLSHRTYGAACGFTWGGAEPPVAIPGNWQAGYKATVDRKAKGC
- a CDS encoding ABC transporter permease, with the protein product MARYSLKLFGRLLLTLGVVSTAVFFLIRLTPGGPAVAVLGQDASPDAVARLNEKLGLTDPLLTQYWNFLTQLVRGSLGESLTNGLPVSGTILSVLPHTLELAVAGLIIGKLGGITLGIVEAVWKDRSPDIVGRVMSLVGLSFPSFFVAVLLVLFIALPLGLPTNGVAPFTEIGSNLQRILLPALAMGIVSTAYTSRVTRSLMVEIIGENHVRTARAKGVREGRVLVRHVLQPGSLPLVPIAGISFITLVGDAVLIETVFARPGLGSLMVNAMQARDYTTVQGCIIVVTTVIVLVNAAVDAFYHVLDPRTKTA
- a CDS encoding cupin domain-containing protein — protein: MTMNFRPAELDLSDAKQRPLVPPSATPIEPAEILTRNRVLHMSEDKKFIIGTWECAPGSSRWEYDNREESVYVISGTMTVQEDGGEPVKLTPGSSAVFPFGWKGTWTVHETFQKVYHIYRH
- a CDS encoding alpha/beta hydrolase, coding for MTVTPVPFDPDLLPVYQALHTGGGPPLGPETVRAQRDGGGSMTKPIEQILGGRPVEFEDRVIPGPAGAPDLTVSILRPKNGVTTPAALYNIHGGGMCMGNRFWSMESFVELVDVYGLVAVSVEYRLAPEHPHPAPVEDCYAGLVWVSEHAGELGFDPGRIVVMGRSAGGGLAAGVSLLARDRGGPAIAGQGLYCPMIDDRNTTASSHQYDGIGWWDRNSNLWGWRFLLGDDAGGQEVSPYAAPSRATDLSGLPPAYIDAGACEVFRDEAVDYATRIWAAGGQAELHIWAGAFHGFTEQAPDAAVSRASKAARGSWLERVLGLPRATAREAAGAPAGTPVGGAHG